From Shewanella yunxiaonensis, the proteins below share one genomic window:
- a CDS encoding endonuclease/exonuclease/phosphatase family protein → MSDDFTIATLNLYNFAAPPLAYHQFDNIYSQSQWHQKCDWTRRWLRSARPQLLGMQEVFSPTALQSLCAECDLPYFVTVAEPQVTGYVAHQSVVALASAFPLTDVSQVDIDRQLIAALGITDEFVPSRSFLRATTLLPGIGTTDIYVVHFKSPRALLTAQDSHLEGVPALLAGSALGRWASIVKRGTEAALLYQAMLQRRRDSGHAMVLMGDFNATIDSSEMRALMTDSSRLFATDLRAAGLSGLDELQLQQRIGRYRLYDAWALWQQYQQLTQARPVSHFHGASGSAVDHLLLSQEFNGASQHSLGQVSEYRVYDDHLIRPDYQQDVMASDHTPVAATVSLRQP, encoded by the coding sequence ATGTCTGATGATTTTACTATCGCGACCCTCAATCTTTATAATTTTGCTGCGCCACCACTGGCTTATCACCAATTTGACAATATTTACAGCCAGTCACAGTGGCACCAGAAATGCGACTGGACACGGCGCTGGCTGCGGTCGGCCCGCCCTCAGTTGCTGGGGATGCAGGAAGTCTTCAGTCCAACGGCGTTGCAGTCACTGTGTGCCGAGTGTGATTTACCCTATTTTGTGACCGTTGCTGAACCACAAGTCACCGGTTACGTGGCCCATCAAAGTGTGGTGGCACTGGCGAGTGCTTTCCCGCTGACAGACGTGAGTCAGGTAGATATCGATCGGCAGTTGATTGCTGCACTGGGAATCACCGACGAATTTGTCCCTAGCCGCAGTTTTCTGCGAGCTACCACTCTGCTTCCTGGCATTGGTACAACTGATATTTACGTAGTGCATTTTAAATCGCCTCGGGCATTGTTGACGGCGCAAGACAGCCATCTCGAAGGGGTACCAGCATTGCTGGCGGGAAGTGCGCTGGGGCGCTGGGCATCCATTGTCAAACGCGGGACTGAGGCAGCGCTGCTGTATCAGGCCATGTTGCAGCGGCGCAGAGACAGTGGTCATGCCATGGTGCTGATGGGGGATTTTAATGCCACCATCGATAGTAGCGAAATGCGTGCCTTGATGACCGATAGCAGTCGATTGTTTGCCACCGATTTACGCGCCGCGGGGTTGTCTGGGTTGGACGAGTTACAATTGCAACAACGTATTGGTCGTTATCGTTTATACGACGCTTGGGCGCTATGGCAGCAATACCAGCAGTTGACGCAAGCGCGACCGGTGAGCCATTTCCATGGTGCCAGTGGCAGTGCAGTGGATCATCTTCTGCTAAGTCAGGAATTCAACGGGGCTAGCCAACATAGCTTGGGACAGGTCTCCGAATACCGGGTGTATGACGATCATTTAATCCGGCCTGATTATCAGCAGGATGTTATGGCGAGCGATCACACTCCAGTGGCTGCCACCGTCAGCTTGCGTCAACCTTAA
- a CDS encoding CBS domain-containing protein — MKVQDIMTADVVCIRDGASIKDAHQLMQSRGVRHLPVISEVDGTLVGLLTHKKMVATVIGLLNRYGSGALERRERYTPLAELMETDFTPLTSTTPLTEVVDYFVGNKLGCLPVIDSNRKVLGIITSSDFVKLCAQLLKHA, encoded by the coding sequence ATGAAAGTACAGGACATAATGACCGCCGATGTGGTGTGTATCCGTGATGGGGCCTCTATTAAAGATGCTCACCAGTTAATGCAAAGCCGCGGTGTACGCCACTTGCCGGTGATTTCAGAAGTTGATGGCACCTTAGTGGGGTTGCTGACTCACAAAAAGATGGTGGCCACCGTCATCGGCTTACTTAATCGGTATGGTTCCGGAGCATTGGAACGGCGCGAACGCTATACCCCGTTGGCGGAGTTGATGGAAACCGACTTTACCCCATTGACCAGTACCACCCCACTGACGGAAGTGGTGGATTACTTCGTGGGTAACAAACTGGGCTGTTTGCCGGTCATCGACAGCAACCGCAAAGTGCTGGGGATTATCACCTCGTCCGATTTTGTGAAATTGTGCGCCCAGCTACTGAAACACGCCTAG
- a CDS encoding heavy-metal-associated domain-containing protein — MKRLMLMFLLLASPAVWAANETVVIDVDAMTCPLCVTVVNKVLRQTDGVIKAKSSLKTRQAVVLVPEGFDTNKLLQAIDKTGYKGVINKVEKRS, encoded by the coding sequence ATGAAACGCTTGATGCTGATGTTCTTGTTGCTTGCCAGCCCTGCGGTTTGGGCGGCGAACGAAACAGTTGTCATTGACGTAGACGCCATGACCTGTCCGTTGTGTGTCACCGTGGTCAATAAAGTGCTGCGGCAAACTGACGGCGTGATTAAAGCCAAGTCATCACTGAAAACCCGCCAGGCGGTAGTGCTTGTGCCTGAAGGGTTTGATACCAATAAATTGCTGCAAGCGATTGATAAAACTGGCTATAAAGGTGTTATCAATAAAGTTGAAAAGCGGTCTTAG
- a CDS encoding mercuric transporter MerT family protein, whose product MITSQQSSAETQTSARGFVATLVTAVVAAVASSLCCIGPLLYLVFGVSAASLSGAEQLTWLHYPMLLLSTALIAMGFWRLYFSRRPLCTGTFSRTKMLILYWIAVPLVLAFQLYPYVLPWILERFE is encoded by the coding sequence ATGATTACAAGTCAACAGAGCAGCGCTGAGACGCAAACTAGCGCACGTGGTTTTGTTGCAACGCTAGTGACTGCGGTAGTTGCCGCAGTCGCTTCGAGTCTTTGCTGTATTGGCCCGTTACTCTATTTGGTGTTTGGTGTTTCTGCTGCCAGTCTGTCAGGTGCAGAACAGTTGACCTGGCTGCATTATCCAATGCTGTTATTGTCTACGGCACTGATTGCGATGGGGTTCTGGCGTTTGTATTTTTCGCGCCGACCTTTGTGTACTGGCACTTTTAGCCGTACCAAAATGTTGATCCTGTATTGGATTGCCGTGCCTCTGGTACTGGCCTTTCAGCTGTATCCCTATGTATTGCCTTGGATTCTGGAGAGGTTTGAATGA
- a CDS encoding transglutaminase-like domain-containing protein → MQRRDFLKNAALLSAAGIVSPLLATSVEAKPAITATEGRRRFTVTQNYDVKAPQGSAGVVKLWIPLPADMTFQHVCSLQFEGNYQDAYITTGNAYGAKTLFATWPNANGQLTLKLEFVIETQDWEPRKNGELDNYRVPEVIQYPAEVKPFLLSTPHIPVDGLVKQTADNIVANETNPLHKAHKIYQWVTDHMFRNPDVIGCGTGDVATILKSGDLGGKCTDISSVFVALARAAGIPAKEVFGIRVGQAIKMGKYSHKAFGSADEHGVANISGGQHCRAMFYLAGFGWLPADPGDVTKMRLVEKKDKQDPASQAVNDYLFGNWEMNWIAFNYGRDFDLYPVAEQTPLNDFAYPYAEVDGDPVNFYDPKVFAYDYKSTEQR, encoded by the coding sequence ATGCAAAGACGAGATTTTTTAAAGAATGCTGCCCTGTTATCAGCTGCAGGTATTGTCAGTCCGCTGCTGGCAACCTCAGTAGAGGCTAAACCCGCGATTACTGCAACTGAAGGCCGTCGCCGTTTTACCGTGACTCAGAATTATGATGTGAAAGCCCCGCAAGGTTCTGCAGGTGTCGTGAAACTGTGGATCCCATTACCCGCGGATATGACCTTCCAGCATGTGTGCAGTCTCCAATTTGAAGGCAACTATCAAGACGCCTACATCACTACGGGTAACGCTTATGGCGCTAAAACGCTGTTTGCCACCTGGCCCAATGCCAACGGTCAGTTGACACTGAAACTGGAATTTGTGATTGAAACTCAGGACTGGGAACCCCGTAAAAATGGTGAGCTGGACAATTATCGCGTACCGGAAGTGATCCAGTATCCGGCAGAGGTAAAACCTTTCCTGTTGTCAACCCCCCACATTCCGGTAGATGGTCTGGTGAAACAAACCGCAGATAACATTGTGGCGAACGAAACCAATCCATTGCACAAAGCCCATAAGATTTATCAGTGGGTTACCGACCACATGTTCCGTAATCCGGATGTCATCGGTTGTGGTACTGGTGATGTGGCAACGATTCTCAAATCTGGCGATCTGGGGGGCAAATGTACTGATATCAGTTCAGTGTTTGTTGCTTTGGCTCGCGCTGCGGGAATTCCAGCGAAAGAAGTGTTTGGTATCCGTGTCGGCCAGGCAATTAAAATGGGCAAATATTCCCATAAAGCCTTTGGTAGCGCCGATGAACATGGTGTGGCTAACATCAGCGGTGGTCAGCATTGCCGGGCGATGTTCTATCTGGCGGGCTTTGGCTGGTTGCCTGCCGATCCAGGTGATGTCACTAAGATGCGCCTGGTCGAGAAAAAGGATAAGCAGGACCCAGCCTCACAGGCGGTCAATGACTATCTTTTTGGTAACTGGGAAATGAACTGGATCGCCTTTAACTATGGGCGTGATTTTGATCTGTATCCCGTGGCAGAACAGACACCGCTTAACGATTTCGCTTATCCCTATGCTGAAGTCGATGGCGATCCGGTGAATTTCTACGATCCGAAAGTATTTGCTTATGATTACAAGTCAACAGAGCAGCGCTGA
- a CDS encoding phosphoenolpyruvate carboxylase has translation MSSNLHQAGVKLLRLLGRHAELVMDTYLGGSIDEEKLEPAAVKKLTESGILWRPEPGEQLRLSRNVRALLEDGLKDERNRQINANVGSALATIKTLASHYREARASVDYSAAEAYLADLSEQVYSFTESLRYSIRVLWGRINNEFGYVGSISAKIRENELAQSQVTELLNGLEMFEFRELGELAGDIRELRRLLVTSLQETLSSCAQELSVVQGRLLELLGRFRKIQGRTRLLKGWLLYTDLHPDYEVADHVAHKQISPLFNQAQSLLAPAAVDVHNAQHEPQLLELVATIKAISRDALPQHSVQEAQPVAVVAAEAFDIPDNPLKQAVDEYFCAVIDSGRNQSALQYLQSHQLPWDAESWLFQVIGGFEGLSDEHKQFFDLEPLGEAHPVYSGNFIIRDVEVGLR, from the coding sequence ATGAGCAGCAATCTGCATCAGGCTGGCGTCAAGTTACTGCGCTTGCTCGGTCGCCATGCCGAACTGGTGATGGACACCTATCTGGGTGGCAGCATCGACGAAGAGAAGCTGGAACCGGCAGCCGTTAAAAAGCTCACAGAAAGTGGCATCTTATGGCGTCCGGAACCCGGCGAACAGCTGCGCTTGTCGCGCAACGTGCGCGCATTGCTGGAAGATGGGCTGAAAGATGAACGTAACCGCCAAATCAACGCTAACGTTGGCTCGGCACTGGCGACGATTAAAACGCTGGCGAGTCACTATCGTGAGGCGCGTGCCAGTGTCGATTACAGCGCTGCCGAAGCCTATCTGGCGGATTTGTCTGAACAGGTATACAGCTTTACCGAAAGTCTGCGTTACTCCATCCGGGTGCTATGGGGTCGCATCAATAACGAATTTGGCTATGTCGGCTCGATCAGCGCCAAAATCCGTGAGAACGAACTGGCCCAGAGCCAGGTGACCGAGTTGCTGAACGGGCTGGAGATGTTTGAGTTCCGTGAACTGGGTGAGCTGGCCGGGGATATCCGTGAATTGCGGCGTTTGCTGGTCACCAGCTTACAGGAAACCCTCAGCTCCTGTGCCCAGGAACTCAGTGTGGTGCAAGGGCGGTTGCTGGAGCTATTGGGACGTTTTCGTAAAATTCAGGGGCGTACCCGTCTGCTCAAGGGCTGGTTGCTATATACCGATCTGCATCCGGATTATGAAGTGGCCGACCATGTGGCCCACAAACAGATCTCACCGCTGTTTAATCAGGCACAGTCGTTGTTGGCACCGGCGGCGGTGGATGTGCATAACGCGCAACATGAACCGCAGTTGCTGGAGTTGGTAGCCACCATCAAAGCGATCAGCCGCGACGCTTTGCCGCAACATTCAGTGCAAGAAGCACAGCCAGTGGCTGTGGTTGCCGCTGAAGCCTTTGATATTCCTGATAATCCACTGAAACAGGCCGTTGACGAATATTTCTGTGCCGTGATCGATTCCGGTCGTAACCAATCGGCATTGCAATATTTGCAGTCGCATCAATTACCCTGGGATGCTGAAAGCTGGCTGTTCCAGGTGATTGGCGGTTTTGAAGGCCTGAGTGACGAGCATAAGCAGTTTTTTGACCTAGAACCCCTGGGCGAAGCTCATCCAGTTTATTCCGGTAATTTTATTATCCGGGATGTAGAAGTGGGATTGCGCTGA
- a CDS encoding ATP-binding protein — protein sequence MPSLIRILLIDTHLPGVVELRLDGHTNICGTNASGKTTLQRLVPVFYGEYPSRVVPSTRDSFERWYLPRESSYIIYEYQKADGLLYQAVLASAGDGKGVNYRFIGKGFELADYIKSQNGDTIICYTMAELGREMKRLAVECTNLLNTREYRAIIQNDRSLLNTGSNRSELRNYARQFSLCEADHSLRHIEKLAKAVHSKEGKMETVKSMIAAILEEDGVNPPTSSINPQRVEAWIRESQLIAGFEKIRPEFDKLDQEFNELQAAELRLASLSLGYRHDEVLESQRQEQQHTLSQECNFRLKTLDDQWKEQRDEINQELSAAKGDANKLEDELDSIENQQNAYLDADIEQAKAHLEQLPLWRADLESLSERHKLLTEKHQDVEAAYNARRSKIGEQLNRELEKLHQQQDEQREQLDKQKQLASDDTTKLDNEWRERIDAGKAKFQEQQYQLKLAAAEQQLLVNNVSYTEAEKLALAVFDERIERADTEQEAANVKVERLSSEERKLKAQREQATEALRLASLRVNERQGELDEIRQMLFPQSHTLLEFLRRELPGWEQHLGKVVNPELLHRSDLHPGYLGESDNFYGLTLDLPALDLPAYAASEPELRARLAQAEDALQHAEALKQAAEEQLVAANSALDSLGRELTMARTSYKNLREDLRRLMEERRNAQTAINQALAARKAEAGKRLTQLDYEMKQLHNQHLEWVDEQKSLALEARMENQVYWQDVTGAIEQQLQTIRDSILQRRERAKQEQQACDSWYRNELKSRGINEDEIVALKRQMRELDGQIASAEQRRSEVLRYEDWYQHTWLQRKPKLVSELAKVKQAVSTLDQQLKSRASEVKQQRQQLETSLRQSNAAQVEASENLSKLRGLLRKLSELKLPKNNEETPGSISERLRQGEELLLKRDYLLGSVKQYVDHFDQVIAAKSGSSLAETWERAREDSSYVTDKGIRLLDYHKLVPALEQLLNVMVPQSVTALREQGRIFGVDLTAFYDVLADIDRRIASQSARITREVGEELFLEGVSDSAVKIRSRISELEFWPELETFVKAFRAWKADGFSKLPDEHYTDSMRRALDIIGRSALTGGIAKLLEIELRLKEGNSDLIIRTDRQLNESSSHGMAYLILCKFLLAFTRLLRGKADVTIHWPIDELGTLHHSNVKKIFDACENNNICVLGAFPNPESEVLNLFVNRYIINKQTKRLQLVKPKLDPIAQKLSERLAKEAV from the coding sequence ATGCCAAGCCTGATCCGAATTCTGTTGATCGATACCCACCTGCCGGGCGTAGTGGAACTGCGTCTCGATGGCCATACCAATATCTGCGGTACGAACGCCTCCGGTAAAACCACCTTGCAGCGGTTAGTGCCGGTGTTTTACGGCGAATATCCTAGTCGAGTGGTGCCGTCGACCCGCGACAGCTTCGAGCGCTGGTATCTGCCGCGCGAGTCAAGCTACATCATTTATGAATATCAGAAAGCCGATGGTTTGCTATATCAGGCTGTGCTGGCTTCGGCTGGTGATGGTAAAGGGGTTAACTACCGCTTTATCGGCAAAGGTTTTGAATTAGCGGATTACATCAAGTCACAGAATGGCGACACCATTATCTGCTACACCATGGCGGAACTCGGCCGCGAGATGAAACGCCTTGCTGTCGAATGCACCAATCTGCTCAACACCCGTGAATATCGCGCCATTATCCAGAATGATCGCAGCTTGCTGAATACCGGCAGCAACCGCAGTGAACTGCGTAATTATGCGCGGCAGTTTTCGCTGTGCGAGGCCGACCATTCATTACGTCACATAGAAAAACTGGCCAAGGCGGTGCACTCGAAAGAGGGCAAGATGGAAACCGTCAAGTCAATGATTGCGGCCATTCTGGAAGAAGACGGGGTGAATCCACCAACCTCCAGCATTAATCCGCAACGGGTTGAAGCCTGGATCCGTGAAAGCCAGCTGATTGCCGGTTTTGAAAAAATCCGCCCCGAATTCGACAAGCTGGACCAGGAGTTCAATGAACTGCAGGCTGCGGAATTGCGCTTAGCTAGCCTGTCACTGGGTTATCGTCACGACGAAGTGCTGGAAAGTCAGCGGCAAGAGCAGCAACACACCTTATCGCAGGAGTGTAATTTCCGCCTGAAAACCTTAGATGACCAGTGGAAAGAGCAGCGCGATGAGATCAACCAGGAGTTGTCGGCCGCCAAAGGCGATGCCAACAAGCTGGAAGATGAACTCGACAGTATTGAAAACCAGCAAAATGCCTACTTGGATGCCGACATCGAACAGGCCAAGGCGCATCTGGAACAACTGCCGTTATGGCGTGCCGATCTGGAAAGTCTGAGCGAACGTCACAAACTGCTGACCGAAAAACATCAGGATGTTGAAGCTGCTTATAACGCCCGGCGCAGCAAAATTGGTGAGCAGCTCAACCGCGAGCTGGAAAAACTGCATCAGCAACAGGATGAACAGCGGGAACAGCTAGATAAGCAAAAACAACTTGCCAGTGACGACACCACTAAACTCGACAATGAATGGCGCGAACGCATTGATGCGGGCAAAGCCAAGTTTCAGGAACAGCAATACCAACTGAAGTTAGCGGCAGCTGAGCAGCAACTGTTGGTGAATAACGTCAGCTATACCGAAGCGGAAAAGCTGGCGCTGGCGGTGTTTGATGAACGTATTGAACGCGCCGATACCGAACAGGAAGCGGCTAACGTTAAGGTCGAACGCCTCAGTAGTGAAGAGCGCAAACTTAAAGCGCAGCGTGAGCAGGCGACAGAAGCGTTGCGACTGGCCTCACTGCGGGTCAATGAGCGCCAAGGTGAACTGGATGAGATCCGGCAAATGCTGTTCCCACAGTCACATACCTTGCTGGAGTTCCTGCGGCGTGAGTTGCCCGGTTGGGAGCAACATCTGGGCAAAGTAGTGAATCCGGAACTGCTGCATCGCAGCGATCTGCACCCCGGCTATCTGGGCGAAAGCGACAACTTTTATGGGTTAACGCTGGATTTGCCAGCACTGGATCTTCCGGCTTATGCCGCCAGTGAGCCGGAACTGCGGGCGCGACTGGCGCAGGCCGAAGATGCGCTGCAACATGCCGAGGCACTGAAGCAAGCCGCAGAAGAGCAATTAGTCGCCGCCAACAGTGCGCTGGATAGTCTCGGTCGTGAGCTGACCATGGCGCGCACTAGCTACAAGAATTTGCGGGAAGATTTGCGGCGTTTGATGGAGGAGCGGCGTAATGCCCAAACCGCCATCAATCAGGCGCTGGCAGCGCGTAAAGCCGAAGCCGGTAAACGGCTGACGCAGCTCGACTATGAGATGAAACAACTGCACAACCAGCACCTTGAGTGGGTTGATGAACAAAAATCGCTGGCGCTGGAAGCGCGCATGGAAAATCAGGTGTACTGGCAGGATGTCACCGGTGCGATTGAGCAGCAGTTACAGACGATCCGCGACAGTATTTTACAGCGCCGTGAACGTGCCAAACAGGAACAGCAAGCGTGCGACAGCTGGTATCGCAATGAACTGAAATCCCGCGGCATCAATGAAGATGAAATCGTGGCGCTAAAACGGCAGATGCGCGAACTGGACGGTCAGATTGCCAGTGCTGAACAGCGCCGTAGCGAGGTGTTGCGCTACGAAGACTGGTATCAACATACCTGGTTACAACGTAAGCCTAAGCTGGTGAGCGAATTGGCGAAAGTCAAACAGGCCGTATCAACGCTAGATCAGCAGCTGAAAAGCCGCGCCAGCGAAGTGAAACAACAACGACAGCAGTTGGAAACTAGTCTGCGTCAGTCCAATGCCGCACAGGTGGAAGCCTCGGAAAATCTCAGTAAATTGCGTGGCCTGCTGCGTAAGCTGAGTGAACTGAAGCTGCCCAAAAATAATGAAGAAACGCCGGGCAGCATCAGCGAGCGTCTGCGTCAGGGCGAAGAGTTATTACTGAAACGCGATTATCTGTTGGGTTCGGTAAAGCAGTATGTGGATCATTTCGATCAAGTGATTGCCGCCAAGTCCGGCTCTAGTCTGGCTGAAACCTGGGAACGGGCCCGTGAAGATTCCAGCTATGTTACTGACAAAGGGATCCGGCTGTTGGATTACCACAAGCTGGTGCCCGCACTGGAGCAACTGCTGAACGTGATGGTGCCGCAATCGGTCACCGCCTTACGGGAACAGGGGCGTATTTTCGGTGTGGATCTCACCGCATTTTACGATGTGCTGGCCGATATCGACCGCCGTATTGCCTCGCAGAGTGCGCGTATTACCCGTGAAGTGGGTGAGGAGCTGTTCCTGGAAGGGGTTTCTGATTCGGCGGTGAAGATCCGCTCCCGTATCAGCGAGCTGGAATTCTGGCCGGAACTGGAAACCTTCGTCAAAGCGTTCCGTGCCTGGAAAGCCGATGGTTTTAGCAAGTTACCCGATGAACACTACACCGACAGTATGCGCCGGGCGCTGGATATCATCGGCCGCTCCGCACTGACTGGTGGCATTGCCAAGTTGCTGGAGATTGAATTGCGCCTGAAAGAAGGTAACTCCGACCTGATTATTCGCACCGATCGCCAGCTCAACGAATCTTCCAGTCACGGCATGGCATATCTAATTCTGTGTAAATTCCTGCTGGCGTTTACCCGTTTGTTGCGTGGTAAGGCGGATGTCACTATCCACTGGCCGATTGATGAACTGGGCACTTTGCATCACAGCAACGTGAAGAAGATTTTCGATGCCTGTGAAAACAACAATATCTGTGTGCTGGGCGCATTCCCGAATCCGGAATCGGAAGTGCTCAACCTGTTCGTTAACCGTTACATCATTAATAAGCAGACCAAGCGCTTACAGCTGGTGAAACCGAAGCTGGACCCGATTGCCCAAAAACTCAGTGAACGTCTGGCGAAGGAGGCGGTGTAA
- a CDS encoding YheV family putative zinc ribbon protein, with product MSKSRKRFVAGARCPKCQALDSIVLYKDNGVETVECIECGYHEQQTEAKVADKAQGQVIGLFKPE from the coding sequence ATGAGCAAATCCAGAAAACGTTTTGTTGCCGGCGCCCGTTGCCCTAAATGTCAGGCGCTTGATAGCATCGTCCTCTATAAGGATAACGGCGTGGAAACTGTCGAATGTATCGAATGCGGTTACCATGAACAGCAAACGGAAGCCAAAGTGGCCGATAAGGCACAAGGCCAGGTCATCGGTCTGTTTAAGCCAGAATAA
- a CDS encoding ABC transporter ATP-binding protein → MITISHAQLIRGSKVLLDDASVTLYPGHKVGLVGANGTGKSSLLALIMGKLHLDKGDISVPAQWRIATVAQETPALDMAALEYVLDGDREFRELESQLKLAEQRNDGNAIADLHGKLDAIGAYSIRARAGSLLAGLGFGESQQSQPVKSFSGGWRMRLNLAQALLCRSELLLLDEPTNHLDLDTMFWLEGWLKSYQGTLVLISHDRDFVDAIVEEIIHVENQKLNFYRGNYTAFEAIRAERMAQQQVAYEKQQRERSHMQSYVDRFRYKASKARQAQSRLKALEKMTELLPAAVDNPFQMEFRPPSALPNPLVMMENVAVGYGDTTILNSVHLNLVPGARIGLLGRNGAGKSTFIKLLAGQLEPQRGKYQPNPGLNIGYFAQHQVEYLRLDDTPLQHLQRLAPEQREQELRDFLGGFGFQGDMALSPVRPFSGGEKARLVLALLVWQRPNLLLLDEPTNHLDLEMRHALTVALQDFEGAMVIVSHDRHLLRLTCDDYYLVDSGKVEHFAGDLEDYHQWLLDAAKAAKPQPQTDGKPQQDKKQQKRQEAELRQKLSPLKKQQGKLEDEQQKVTERLAELENLLADTELYAEQHKARLTEVLAERTTLNQKLEQSELSWLELQEQIDSIELAATSA, encoded by the coding sequence ATGATCACCATATCCCACGCGCAACTCATCCGCGGCAGTAAGGTACTGCTGGATGATGCTTCCGTCACCCTTTACCCCGGCCACAAAGTGGGGTTGGTCGGCGCCAACGGCACCGGCAAGTCCTCATTATTGGCACTGATCATGGGCAAACTGCACCTCGATAAAGGCGATATCAGCGTACCGGCTCAATGGCGCATCGCTACCGTTGCCCAAGAAACTCCGGCGCTCGACATGGCGGCTCTGGAATATGTACTGGATGGTGACCGCGAATTTCGCGAGCTGGAAAGTCAGTTAAAACTGGCAGAACAGCGCAATGATGGCAATGCTATCGCCGACCTGCACGGCAAGCTCGATGCGATTGGCGCCTACAGCATTCGCGCCCGTGCGGGCAGTTTGCTGGCGGGACTGGGGTTTGGCGAATCACAGCAAAGCCAGCCAGTGAAGAGTTTTTCCGGTGGCTGGCGCATGCGCCTCAACCTGGCGCAGGCACTGCTGTGCCGCTCAGAATTGTTGCTGTTGGACGAACCCACCAACCACCTAGATCTGGACACCATGTTCTGGCTGGAAGGCTGGCTTAAGAGCTATCAGGGCACGCTGGTGCTGATCAGCCATGACCGTGATTTCGTCGATGCGATCGTGGAAGAGATCATCCATGTTGAAAATCAGAAGCTGAATTTCTACCGTGGCAACTACACCGCATTTGAAGCCATACGTGCCGAACGCATGGCGCAGCAACAAGTCGCCTATGAAAAACAGCAGCGCGAACGCTCACATATGCAGTCTTACGTTGACCGTTTCCGTTACAAGGCCAGCAAGGCGCGGCAAGCACAAAGCCGCCTCAAGGCACTGGAAAAGATGACCGAGTTGTTGCCAGCGGCAGTGGATAATCCGTTCCAGATGGAGTTCCGCCCACCTTCGGCACTGCCCAACCCGTTGGTGATGATGGAAAACGTGGCCGTCGGCTATGGCGATACCACGATCCTCAATTCGGTGCATCTCAATCTGGTCCCAGGTGCCCGAATCGGTTTACTGGGACGCAATGGTGCCGGTAAATCGACCTTCATTAAACTGCTTGCCGGACAACTTGAACCGCAACGCGGTAAATATCAACCGAATCCCGGCCTCAATATCGGTTACTTTGCACAGCATCAGGTGGAATATCTGCGCCTGGACGATACCCCATTGCAACACCTGCAACGGCTGGCACCGGAGCAACGCGAACAGGAACTGCGAGATTTTCTCGGCGGCTTCGGTTTTCAGGGGGATATGGCACTATCACCGGTGCGGCCATTCTCTGGTGGTGAGAAAGCACGGTTGGTATTGGCGTTACTGGTATGGCAACGCCCTAACCTGTTGCTGTTAGACGAACCCACCAACCACCTGGATCTGGAGATGCGCCACGCGCTGACGGTTGCTTTACAGGATTTTGAAGGTGCGATGGTTATCGTTTCTCACGACCGGCATCTACTGCGCCTGACCTGTGATGATTATTATTTAGTGGATAGCGGTAAAGTCGAGCACTTTGCCGGTGATCTGGAAGATTATCATCAATGGCTACTGGATGCGGCGAAAGCGGCAAAACCACAGCCGCAAACTGATGGCAAACCGCAACAGGATAAGAAGCAGCAGAAACGCCAGGAAGCAGAGTTACGACAAAAGCTGTCGCCGCTGAAAAAGCAACAAGGCAAGCTCGAAGATGAACAGCAAAAGGTGACTGAACGTCTGGCGGAGCTGGAAAACCTGCTGGCAGATACCGAATTATATGCAGAACAGCATAAGGCCCGACTGACTGAGGTCTTGGCCGAGCGCACCACCCTCAACCAGAAACTGGAACAAAGTGAATTGAGCTGGCTCGAGTTACAGGAACAGATCGATAGTATTGAACTAGCGGCAACCTCTGCGTGA
- a CDS encoding DUF2390 domain-containing protein has protein sequence MSTPDILTPSWWRACEQYYPAIEATAIQLQDQHGIIINLLLLALALDKQQLQLPSDCWQPLQQQVLAWQSRMLSPYRQLRKLAKDFIEQDEYQQMLRVELLLERKSQQLISLTLRHIPLQPTNNTPTNRRDYLAQFQLELSAYPALTHITDSCDTLAVMP, from the coding sequence ATGTCAACACCCGATATTTTGACGCCATCTTGGTGGCGGGCGTGTGAACAGTATTATCCGGCCATTGAAGCCACCGCAATACAACTGCAGGATCAGCACGGCATTATCATCAACCTGTTATTGTTAGCGCTGGCGCTAGACAAACAACAATTACAGCTGCCATCTGACTGTTGGCAACCACTGCAGCAGCAGGTTTTAGCGTGGCAAAGTCGGATGCTTTCGCCTTATCGGCAACTGCGCAAGTTGGCAAAAGACTTCATTGAGCAAGACGAGTATCAACAGATGTTGCGCGTTGAGCTACTGCTGGAACGCAAGAGTCAGCAGTTGATATCGTTGACATTACGCCACATTCCCCTGCAACCAACTAACAACACCCCCACTAATCGGCGAGACTATTTAGCACAGTTTCAGCTTGAGCTTAGTGCTTATCCCG